One Sinorhizobium mexicanum genomic region harbors:
- a CDS encoding MFS transporter, giving the protein MDVAEARYRSPSSLTSIASIVVSMTAVAIGNGMMLAYVPFVLTRSEAPDWVPGAAVTAIAFGGLVGCVIAGPLIRRVGHARAFSCSMALVILAALMISLGVHPLLWVFARCLYGAAGNTNFIISQSWLNHASENHWRGKAMALFYMAYVIGLGAGAWLFGQIPAEGNLAPIITIFFTTIAILPIGLTRLPTPPAPAKVSIDIPMAWRNSPVAFVGILAAGGLSMVVQGFTPIYAAANDVGQKDVAALMFVMQFGLMFIQYPMGALSDRIDRRIVLIATCALIVAAGLAALSVSFANLILLMLVFALFAGAVETVYSIANAHANDRADPSDFVPLASTMLVAWSTSATIVPMLVTILTPALGQRTFIYAAMAVALLYAAFVLLRLRSRERVPPQLCEGFELKSAQVPNAGALIEAEARSE; this is encoded by the coding sequence ATGGACGTCGCGGAAGCCAGGTACAGGTCCCCTTCCTCGCTCACGTCGATCGCCAGCATCGTCGTCTCGATGACGGCAGTCGCGATCGGCAACGGCATGATGCTCGCCTATGTTCCCTTCGTGCTGACGCGGTCCGAGGCGCCAGACTGGGTTCCTGGCGCAGCGGTCACCGCCATCGCCTTCGGCGGCCTCGTCGGCTGCGTGATCGCCGGACCGCTCATCCGCCGCGTCGGCCATGCGCGCGCCTTCTCCTGTTCGATGGCCCTCGTCATCCTCGCTGCGCTGATGATCAGCCTCGGCGTCCATCCGCTTCTATGGGTGTTCGCACGCTGCCTTTACGGCGCCGCCGGCAATACCAATTTCATCATCAGCCAGAGCTGGCTGAACCACGCTAGCGAAAACCATTGGCGCGGCAAGGCGATGGCGCTTTTCTACATGGCCTATGTCATCGGCCTCGGCGCCGGCGCCTGGCTCTTCGGCCAGATCCCCGCGGAAGGCAACCTCGCGCCGATCATCACGATCTTCTTCACCACAATCGCGATCCTGCCGATCGGCCTCACCCGCCTGCCGACGCCGCCAGCGCCCGCCAAGGTCAGCATCGACATTCCGATGGCGTGGCGGAATTCTCCCGTCGCCTTCGTCGGTATCCTTGCGGCCGGCGGCCTTTCCATGGTCGTGCAGGGCTTCACGCCGATCTATGCCGCCGCCAACGATGTCGGCCAGAAAGATGTAGCGGCGCTGATGTTCGTCATGCAGTTCGGGCTGATGTTCATCCAGTATCCGATGGGCGCGCTCTCCGACCGTATCGATCGCCGCATTGTCTTGATTGCCACTTGCGCGCTGATCGTCGCCGCCGGACTTGCGGCGCTCAGCGTTTCCTTCGCCAATCTCATCCTGCTGATGCTGGTCTTCGCGCTCTTCGCCGGCGCGGTCGAGACGGTCTACTCGATCGCCAATGCGCATGCGAACGACCGCGCCGATCCGTCTGATTTCGTGCCGCTCGCCAGCACCATGCTCGTTGCCTGGTCGACGTCGGCAACCATCGTTCCGATGCTTGTCACCATCCTGACGCCGGCATTGGGGCAGCGCACCTTCATTTACGCCGCCATGGCGGTGGCGCTCCTCTATGCCGCCTTCGTGCTGTTGCGCCTGCGCAGCCGCGAAAGAGTACCGCCGCAACTCTGCGAAGGTTTCGAACTCAAGAGCGCGCAGGTGCCGAATGCCGGCGCACTGATAGAGGCGGAAGCCCGCTCCGAATAG
- a CDS encoding XRE family transcriptional regulator, with protein sequence MEYVNDPLERAIGERVRQLRSEQALTLDDLATRSGVSRAMISRIERGETSPTAQLLAKLCSALGTTLSALFTFEVKDASPVARRADQRLWRDPESGYLRRSVSPEGVGSPVDIVEVEFPPRARVVFERRPADRGITQHLWLLSGRLELTTEDGPHLLDAGDCLFMGLEEAHVFHNPYDEPAHYAVILCRTKV encoded by the coding sequence ATGGAATACGTAAACGACCCCCTTGAACGGGCCATCGGCGAGCGGGTACGGCAACTGCGAAGCGAGCAAGCGCTGACCCTCGACGATCTCGCGACGCGCTCCGGCGTCAGCCGGGCCATGATATCGCGCATCGAACGCGGTGAAACGAGCCCGACGGCGCAGCTCCTGGCGAAGCTTTGCAGCGCGCTGGGCACAACGCTTTCGGCGCTTTTCACCTTCGAGGTGAAGGATGCCTCACCGGTCGCGCGGCGGGCGGATCAGCGGCTCTGGCGCGATCCGGAAAGCGGTTACCTGCGCCGGTCGGTTTCGCCGGAAGGCGTCGGCTCGCCGGTCGATATCGTGGAGGTCGAGTTTCCACCTCGGGCCCGGGTCGTCTTCGAGCGCCGGCCGGCGGACCGCGGCATCACGCAGCACCTCTGGCTCTTGTCGGGCCGGCTCGAACTGACGACGGAGGACGGACCCCATCTGCTCGACGCGGGCGACTGCCTCTTCATGGGGCTTGAGGAGGCGCATGTCTTTCACAATCCCTATGACGAGCCGGCCCACTACGCCGTCATTCTCTGTCGCACCAAGGTGTAG
- a CDS encoding GNAT family N-acetyltransferase, which translates to MPEINIRVLCEEETCAALPALAEILSDCVEGGASVGFMQPFAPKDALPFWEAVCASVARDETVLIVADVDGRLVGTVQLGIGTMPNQPHRADIKKLLVRRDARGLGLARRLMEKAETEAVKRSRRVLVLDTATGEPAEAIYERLGWMRAGVVPDYALMPDGRYCGTTFFYKHLAL; encoded by the coding sequence ATGCCTGAGATAAACATCCGTGTGCTCTGCGAAGAAGAAACCTGTGCCGCTCTGCCCGCGCTTGCCGAGATCCTTTCCGATTGCGTCGAGGGCGGCGCGTCGGTCGGGTTCATGCAGCCCTTCGCGCCGAAGGATGCCTTGCCTTTTTGGGAGGCGGTTTGCGCTTCCGTCGCGCGAGACGAAACGGTGCTGATCGTTGCCGATGTGGATGGCCGCTTGGTTGGTACCGTTCAACTCGGCATCGGCACGATGCCCAACCAGCCGCACCGCGCCGACATCAAGAAGCTGCTTGTCCGCCGGGATGCGCGCGGTCTCGGTCTCGCGCGCCGGTTGATGGAGAAAGCGGAAACCGAGGCCGTGAAGCGCAGCCGGCGCGTGCTCGTGCTCGACACCGCGACCGGTGAGCCGGCGGAGGCGATTTATGAGCGCCTGGGCTGGATGCGCGCCGGCGTCGTCCCCGATTACGCGCTGATGCCGGACGGCCGCTATTGCGGTACGACCTTCTTCTACAAGCATCTCGCGCTATAG
- a CDS encoding NAD-dependent epimerase/dehydratase family protein, with the protein MGSVLVVGGGGFIGSHVVERCLQAGHDVHVLARPQTSLHRLQSVQDRIQLHLLHLDDREALQRCFAEARPDCVFHLAVSTRRKEEPGLGDAFGSVKEDLLGLLSMIAAAAEARAAPRIFIRTGSLAAYGRAPTPHAEWQRERPSTTYAAGLVSGAHYVEALQPRLPFPVVTARLSLIYGPSQSEEFLIPSLIRRCLAGERFTVRRPSERRDLLFVDDAVDALHRLSETPARGGSIVNIASGHAPTMRETALAILAATGADPALVDFHPSDRSRDVDLCPSPALAEELIDWKARVSLRQGIEQTVAWWKQTLAAIPG; encoded by the coding sequence ATGGGAAGCGTATTGGTCGTTGGCGGCGGCGGCTTCATCGGGTCGCATGTGGTCGAACGTTGTCTTCAAGCTGGGCACGACGTCCACGTGCTGGCTCGTCCTCAGACGAGCTTGCACCGTCTTCAGTCGGTGCAGGACAGGATCCAACTTCACCTACTGCACCTCGACGATCGTGAAGCGCTTCAGCGCTGCTTTGCGGAGGCAAGGCCCGATTGCGTCTTTCATCTCGCCGTATCGACCAGGCGTAAGGAGGAGCCGGGGCTCGGCGATGCCTTCGGGAGTGTCAAGGAGGATTTGCTCGGTCTTTTGTCGATGATCGCGGCAGCGGCCGAAGCGCGTGCGGCACCGCGGATCTTCATTCGTACCGGGTCCCTGGCAGCCTACGGCAGAGCGCCCACTCCGCATGCGGAGTGGCAACGAGAAAGGCCGAGTACGACCTATGCCGCCGGACTGGTATCCGGTGCACATTACGTCGAGGCCCTGCAACCGCGGCTTCCTTTCCCCGTCGTCACGGCGCGGCTTTCACTCATCTACGGGCCTTCCCAATCGGAGGAGTTCCTCATTCCGTCACTGATTCGACGTTGTCTCGCCGGTGAACGCTTCACTGTGCGCCGCCCGAGCGAGCGTCGCGATTTGCTTTTTGTCGACGACGCGGTCGATGCCCTGCACCGTCTTTCAGAAACGCCGGCGCGTGGTGGATCGATTGTCAACATCGCCTCGGGCCATGCACCGACGATGCGTGAGACAGCCTTGGCGATCCTTGCTGCAACCGGCGCCGACCCGGCACTTGTCGACTTCCATCCCTCCGACAGATCGAGAGACGTCGACCTGTGCCCGTCGCCCGCCTTGGCGGAGGAACTCATCGACTGGAAGGCCCGTGTCTCATTGCGGCAGGGTATCGAACAGACCGTCGCCTGGTGGAAACAGACGCTTGCGGCCATCCCCGGTTAG
- a CDS encoding exopolysaccharide biosynthesis protein, translating into MAIEFGDTERNLSDTLNDMIASIRGSTITLRELMIGIGEQGFLLLCALLTLPFLIPVSIPGVSTVFGAAIILISLAITLNRLPWLPQRILDRQIETEKLVPTLKKGAALVSKLDRFVRPRLRFLTQGAFMNRFNGLMIMAGGVLLMFPLGLIPLSNTLPGIAILLLSLGIIQRDGLMVAAGYLFLVATTVYFAVLAYLALAAGEGLSSFFVS; encoded by the coding sequence ATGGCGATCGAGTTCGGCGACACGGAACGCAATCTCAGCGACACGCTGAACGACATGATCGCCTCGATCAGAGGCAGTACGATCACGCTGCGCGAGCTTATGATCGGAATCGGCGAGCAAGGCTTTCTGCTGCTTTGCGCATTGCTGACGCTGCCGTTTTTGATTCCGGTTTCGATTCCGGGCGTCAGCACCGTGTTCGGTGCGGCAATCATCCTTATCTCGCTGGCGATCACGCTCAATCGCCTGCCTTGGCTCCCGCAACGCATCCTTGATCGGCAGATCGAGACCGAGAAGCTGGTGCCGACTCTCAAAAAGGGTGCGGCACTCGTCTCCAAGCTCGATCGCTTCGTGCGACCGAGACTGCGCTTCCTGACGCAGGGCGCCTTCATGAACCGCTTCAACGGCCTGATGATCATGGCCGGCGGCGTGCTCCTGATGTTTCCGCTCGGACTGATCCCGCTGTCGAACACACTGCCCGGCATCGCGATCCTGCTCTTATCGCTCGGAATTATCCAGCGCGACGGCCTGATGGTGGCCGCTGGTTATCTGTTTCTCGTCGCGACAACGGTCTATTTCGCTGTTCTCGCCTATCTGGCCCTTGCCGCCGGCGAAGGACTCTCTAGCTTCTTCGTTTCATGA
- a CDS encoding OmpA family protein has product MIKKCAILAIAAVYLSGCTTTDPYTGEQKMSNTAGGALLGAGLGAATGLLVGGSAAGRRDAALVGAGIGALGGGLVGNYMDQQESELRAQLQGTGVSVTRAGDRIILNMPSNITFATDRDQVVPDFYSTLDSVAIVLRKFNRTLIDVDGHTDSTGSAAHNQALSERRAASVANFLGGRGIDQRRISTMGYGMERPIASNATEAGRAQNRRVEISIAPIKQG; this is encoded by the coding sequence ATGATCAAGAAATGCGCCATCCTGGCCATTGCGGCCGTTTACCTTTCCGGATGCACCACTACCGATCCCTACACAGGCGAGCAGAAGATGTCGAATACGGCCGGCGGTGCACTGCTCGGCGCGGGCCTTGGTGCGGCAACCGGCCTTCTGGTCGGCGGCAGCGCCGCGGGACGACGTGATGCCGCGCTTGTCGGCGCCGGTATTGGCGCGCTCGGCGGCGGCCTTGTCGGCAACTACATGGACCAGCAGGAATCGGAACTGCGCGCCCAGTTGCAGGGCACGGGCGTGTCGGTGACGCGTGCGGGCGACCGCATCATCCTCAACATGCCGTCGAACATCACCTTTGCGACCGACCGCGACCAGGTGGTACCGGACTTTTATTCGACGCTCGACTCGGTTGCGATCGTGTTGCGCAAGTTCAACCGGACGCTGATCGACGTCGACGGCCACACCGATTCGACCGGCAGCGCCGCCCACAACCAGGCTCTCTCCGAGCGCCGCGCAGCTTCGGTTGCCAACTTCCTCGGCGGCCGCGGCATCGACCAGCGCCGCATCTCGACCATGGGTTATGGCATGGAGCGGCCGATTGCATCGAACGCCACCGAGGCCGGCCGTGCGCAAAACCGCCGTGTCGAAATCTCGATCGCGCCGATCAAGCAGGGCTGA
- a CDS encoding MFS transporter: protein MLDKTKNASAASDAGWFTLFSGGNAIHSLVLSGGVALHALNIYIVTTVMPSIVRDIGGLDYYAWSTTLFVAASILGAALSVRLLNRAGAGGAYAVAALVFGLGSLTCAVAPSMALLLAGRSIQGFGGGLLYALAYGVIRMVFPAALWARAIGLISATWGTATLVGPAVGGVFAEFGAWRSAFWSLLPLTAVLATLALSTLPRTTSGARGPLPLMQLTLLVSIVLVLSVSGTLTATAEQIAGVGAALVLFAVLIASERRAAAQLLPRGALSPRSPLAALYATIALAMIGMQPEIYVAYLLQELHEQSPLVAGYIAALMALGWTAGSMTSAHWEGHRARKTITAGPFFGLVGLLTIAAFMPIISAGIAAIAVPLCLGIAAVGFGIGLAWPHIVTAVYAAAPAGEEEKAAASITTIQLFAASLGAALAGMTANLAGIGEGTTEGTASAAIWLFGLFALAPALGIVSARRAVGGSANRHMQNQEMH from the coding sequence ATGCTCGACAAGACCAAGAACGCTTCGGCCGCATCCGATGCCGGCTGGTTCACCCTTTTTTCCGGCGGAAACGCCATCCACTCGCTTGTGCTCAGCGGCGGCGTCGCGCTTCACGCGCTCAACATCTACATCGTCACGACCGTCATGCCATCCATCGTGCGGGACATCGGCGGGCTCGACTACTATGCCTGGAGCACGACGCTTTTCGTGGCCGCGTCCATCCTCGGTGCAGCGCTCTCGGTGCGCCTCCTCAATCGGGCTGGCGCCGGGGGAGCCTACGCCGTCGCTGCACTGGTCTTCGGACTTGGCTCGCTCACCTGCGCCGTGGCGCCAAGCATGGCATTGCTGCTCGCCGGCCGCTCCATTCAGGGCTTCGGCGGGGGGCTTCTTTACGCGCTGGCCTATGGCGTCATCCGGATGGTTTTCCCGGCCGCACTCTGGGCCCGCGCTATTGGGCTCATATCCGCCACCTGGGGCACGGCGACGCTCGTTGGCCCGGCCGTCGGCGGCGTGTTTGCCGAATTTGGCGCGTGGCGGTCTGCCTTCTGGTCGCTGCTGCCGCTGACTGCAGTGCTCGCGACCCTCGCCCTCTCGACCCTGCCGCGGACGACCTCGGGCGCGCGCGGTCCGCTGCCGCTGATGCAGCTCACGCTTCTTGTCAGCATCGTCCTGGTACTGTCGGTGAGCGGAACCCTTACGGCGACCGCCGAACAGATCGCCGGGGTCGGTGCCGCGCTCGTTCTCTTTGCAGTGCTCATCGCCAGCGAACGACGCGCGGCTGCCCAACTGTTGCCGCGGGGCGCGCTCAGCCCTCGCTCGCCGCTGGCGGCGCTCTATGCCACCATTGCATTGGCGATGATCGGCATGCAGCCGGAGATTTACGTTGCCTATCTGTTGCAGGAACTGCACGAACAGTCTCCCCTCGTTGCCGGTTATATCGCCGCCCTGATGGCGCTCGGCTGGACAGCCGGCTCGATGACCAGCGCCCACTGGGAGGGCCACCGGGCGCGCAAGACGATTACCGCCGGCCCGTTCTTCGGCCTCGTCGGTCTCCTGACCATCGCCGCTTTCATGCCGATCATCTCGGCTGGCATCGCCGCGATCGCGGTGCCGCTGTGCCTCGGGATCGCTGCGGTCGGCTTCGGCATCGGGCTCGCATGGCCGCACATCGTCACGGCCGTCTACGCTGCCGCACCGGCTGGCGAAGAGGAAAAGGCGGCAGCGTCGATCACGACGATCCAGCTCTTCGCCGCATCCCTCGGCGCCGCACTTGCCGGCATGACAGCCAACCTTGCCGGTATAGGCGAGGGCACGACGGAGGGCACCGCCTCGGCCGCGATCTGGCTCTTCGGGCTCTTCGCACTCGCCCCGGCCTTGGGCATTGTCTCTGCCCGGAGGGCGGTTGGCGGAAGCGCGAACCGACATATGCAGAACCAAGAAATGCATTAG
- the sigJ gene encoding RNA polymerase sigma factor SigJ yields MVRSDKSGMFEEARPRLLGLAYRILGSRADAEDAVQDTFLKWQAADHSAIESAAAWLTTACTRRCLDLLKSAHRKRVDYVGAWLPEPIHTASDDNVEEKLALTSSLTTAFLLMLERLTPKERAAYLLHEIFGQPYDEIAETLDMQEAATRKLVSRAKSNIGVVRTRHTTPRERQEELLAAFHGAIRGGDIAGLSALLSADVKLTADGGGKAATVLGILSGKETVLAFITERLTEYWSHYRWETAELNGGRGILLRSEGGDIAATVSFGYDNDGGVADIFIVRNPDKLAHLDDATVH; encoded by the coding sequence ATGGTTCGCAGCGACAAGAGCGGCATGTTCGAGGAGGCGCGACCCCGCCTCCTCGGCCTCGCCTATCGTATCCTGGGTTCGCGTGCCGATGCCGAGGATGCCGTGCAGGACACGTTCCTGAAATGGCAGGCGGCCGACCATTCCGCGATCGAAAGTGCGGCCGCCTGGCTCACCACGGCCTGCACCCGCCGCTGCCTCGACCTGCTCAAGTCCGCGCACCGCAAACGCGTCGACTATGTCGGTGCGTGGCTGCCGGAACCGATCCACACCGCAAGCGACGACAACGTGGAGGAGAAGCTCGCGCTCACCTCCTCGCTCACGACCGCATTCCTGCTGATGCTCGAACGGCTGACGCCCAAGGAGCGGGCTGCCTACCTGTTGCATGAGATTTTCGGCCAACCCTATGACGAGATTGCCGAAACGCTCGACATGCAGGAGGCCGCCACGCGCAAGCTGGTATCACGCGCGAAATCCAATATCGGCGTGGTCCGGACCCGGCATACCACGCCGCGCGAACGCCAGGAGGAACTCCTTGCAGCCTTCCACGGCGCCATACGAGGCGGCGACATCGCCGGCCTTTCGGCGCTGCTGTCGGCTGACGTGAAGCTCACTGCAGATGGCGGCGGCAAGGCCGCGACCGTGCTCGGCATCCTTTCCGGCAAGGAGACCGTCTTGGCCTTCATCACCGAGCGGCTCACCGAATACTGGTCGCATTACCGGTGGGAAACCGCCGAGCTCAACGGCGGACGCGGCATCCTCCTGCGCAGCGAAGGCGGCGATATCGCCGCAACGGTTTCGTTCGGCTACGACAACGACGGCGGCGTCGCCGATATTTTCATCGTCCGCAATCCGGACAAGCTCGCTCATCTTGACGACGCGACCGTCCATTGA
- a CDS encoding carboxymuconolactone decarboxylase family protein: protein MTDIKAVRYEQEIPDVLDALADVHTKMDGHGLDRTIHHLIQLRASQINRCGFCVKMHTKEARADGETSERLDRIIVWDQVGDFSEREKAALAWTEALTELEPRTDFASLRARLRAHFSDNEISVITSTVAMINLWNRIQISRH from the coding sequence ATGACCGATATCAAAGCCGTGCGCTATGAACAGGAAATCCCGGATGTGCTCGACGCGCTTGCCGACGTGCACACGAAAATGGACGGCCACGGCCTCGACCGCACGATCCATCACCTCATCCAGCTTCGTGCCTCGCAGATCAACCGTTGCGGCTTCTGCGTGAAGATGCATACGAAAGAAGCCCGTGCCGACGGCGAGACGAGCGAACGGCTCGACCGCATCATCGTCTGGGATCAGGTCGGCGATTTCTCCGAGCGCGAAAAGGCCGCCCTCGCCTGGACCGAGGCTCTGACAGAACTCGAGCCCCGGACGGATTTCGCAAGCCTGCGTGCTCGGCTTCGCGCGCACTTCAGCGACAACGAGATCAGCGTCATCACTTCGACCGTGGCGATGATCAACCTTTGGAACCGCATCCAGATTTCGAGGCACTGA
- a CDS encoding lysine-2,3-aminomutase-like protein yields MTMQRSIRTARELVDAGLIAPADEEAISHVASRYAVSISPAIADLIDHQDKDDPIARQFVPDAAELTLTPEERADPIGDGSHSPVAGIVHRYPDRVLLKAVHVCPVYCRFCFRREMVGPQGLGTLTPGELDAAIAYIADHAEIWEVILTGGDPLVLSPRRLGEIMERLGAIDHVKIVRFHTRVPVVEPERVDADLAAALKASGKATYVALHANHPRELTPEARAASARLIDAGIVMVSQSVLLKGVNDDAAVLAELMRAFVETRIKPYYLHHPDLAPGTGHFRLSIEEGQTLVTALRGRVSGLCQPTYILDIPGGHGKAVVSASTIAAEGGGCYTVTDFRGNEHAYPPKG; encoded by the coding sequence ATGACGATGCAGCGCTCCATCAGAACAGCGCGTGAGCTCGTGGATGCCGGTCTTATCGCGCCGGCGGACGAAGAGGCGATATCGCATGTCGCGTCGCGCTACGCCGTTTCGATCAGCCCGGCAATTGCGGATCTCATCGACCACCAGGACAAGGACGACCCCATCGCCCGGCAGTTCGTGCCGGACGCAGCCGAGCTGACGCTCACGCCGGAAGAGCGCGCCGATCCGATCGGCGACGGATCGCACAGCCCGGTTGCCGGGATCGTTCACCGTTATCCCGACCGCGTGCTGCTCAAGGCGGTACATGTGTGTCCGGTCTATTGCCGCTTCTGTTTCCGTCGCGAAATGGTCGGGCCGCAGGGGCTGGGCACGTTGACGCCTGGCGAGCTCGACGCCGCGATCGCCTACATTGCGGACCATGCCGAAATCTGGGAGGTGATCCTCACCGGCGGCGATCCGCTGGTGCTTTCGCCTCGTCGGCTGGGCGAAATCATGGAGCGGCTCGGCGCGATCGACCATGTCAAGATCGTCCGCTTCCACACGCGCGTACCCGTCGTCGAACCGGAGCGCGTCGACGCCGATCTCGCCGCGGCATTGAAGGCGAGCGGCAAGGCGACTTATGTGGCGCTGCATGCCAACCACCCGCGCGAGCTGACGCCCGAGGCGCGCGCCGCTTCGGCCCGCCTCATCGACGCCGGCATCGTGATGGTCAGCCAGTCGGTGCTGCTCAAGGGCGTCAACGACGATGCGGCCGTGCTTGCGGAGCTGATGCGCGCCTTCGTCGAAACGCGGATCAAGCCCTATTATCTGCATCACCCCGATCTCGCCCCTGGCACCGGCCATTTCCGGCTGTCGATCGAGGAGGGCCAAACCCTCGTCACCGCGCTTCGCGGTCGCGTGTCCGGCCTCTGCCAGCCGACCTATATCCTCGATATCCCCGGCGGCCACGGCAAGGCCGTCGTTAGCGCAAGCACGATCGCGGCGGAAGGGGGCGGCTGCTACACTGTTACCGATTTCCGCGGAAACGAGCACGCCTATCCGCCCAAGGGATGA
- the epmA gene encoding EF-P lysine aminoacylase EpmA has product MPHASPWWTPDVHADRRPFLIGRNRIQSALRRYFDERDFVEVDTASLQVSPGNEAHLHAFATQALGHDGSAQPLYLHTSPEFACKKLLAAGEKRIACFAHVYRNRERGPLHHPEFIMLEWYRAGESYEALMRDCGEILALAAETTGTRSLTYQGRTTDPFIEPERLSLAEAFDRFAGIDLLASIAGDGETDRDQLAAAMRVSGLRVADDDTWADLFSRVLVEKVEPNLGFGRPTILDEYPVAEAALARPTAQDRRVAERFELYACGVELANAFGELTDAAEQRRRFELEMAEKARVYGETYPLDEDFLSALAIMPEASGIALGFDRLVMLATGASRIDQVLWAPVAEASA; this is encoded by the coding sequence ATGCCGCATGCTTCTCCCTGGTGGACACCGGATGTCCATGCCGACCGGCGCCCGTTTCTGATCGGGCGTAACCGGATCCAATCGGCGTTGCGGCGTTATTTCGACGAGCGCGATTTCGTCGAGGTCGATACGGCGAGCCTGCAGGTGTCGCCGGGCAACGAGGCTCACCTGCATGCCTTTGCAACGCAGGCGCTCGGCCACGACGGCTCCGCCCAGCCGCTTTATCTCCACACCTCGCCGGAATTCGCCTGCAAGAAACTGCTGGCGGCAGGAGAGAAGCGCATCGCCTGTTTTGCCCATGTCTACCGCAACCGGGAGCGCGGGCCGCTGCACCATCCCGAATTCATCATGCTCGAATGGTATCGCGCCGGCGAGAGCTATGAGGCGCTGATGCGCGACTGCGGCGAAATCCTCGCGCTCGCCGCCGAGACGACAGGCACACGATCCCTCACCTATCAAGGCAGAACGACGGACCCGTTTATCGAACCCGAGCGGCTTTCGCTGGCCGAAGCCTTCGATCGCTTTGCGGGCATCGACCTGCTCGCCTCGATCGCCGGGGACGGCGAGACGGATCGCGACCAGTTGGCGGCGGCGATGAGGGTTTCAGGCCTGCGCGTCGCCGACGATGACACCTGGGCTGACCTCTTCAGCCGCGTGCTCGTGGAAAAGGTCGAACCCAATCTCGGCTTCGGCCGGCCGACGATCCTCGACGAATATCCGGTCGCCGAGGCGGCGCTCGCCAGGCCGACGGCACAGGACCGTCGCGTCGCCGAACGGTTCGAGCTTTACGCCTGCGGTGTCGAGCTTGCCAATGCCTTCGGCGAACTGACTGATGCCGCGGAGCAGCGCCGCCGCTTCGAACTCGAAATGGCGGAGAAGGCGCGCGTCTACGGAGAAACCTATCCTCTCGACGAAGACTTCCTGTCGGCTCTCGCGATCATGCCCGAGGCGAGCGGCATCGCTCTCGGCTTCGATCGCCTGGTGATGCTGGCGACGGGCGCCTCGCGCATCGATCAGGTGCTTTGGGCGCCGGTCGCGGAGGCCAGCGCATGA
- the efp gene encoding elongation factor P gives MVKVIASSVRKGNVLDVDGKLYVVLTAQNFHPGKGTPVTQVDMRRISDGVKVSERYRTTEQVERAFVEDREHTFLYEDGEGFHFMNPESYDQLVMSAEDIGDLKSYLQEGMAVMLSIHEGVAIAIDLPRHVILEITETEPVVKGQTASSSYKPALLSNGVRTSVPPHIQAGTRVVIATEDGSYVERAKD, from the coding sequence ATGGTCAAGGTCATCGCTTCTTCTGTCCGCAAGGGCAACGTTCTCGACGTCGACGGCAAGCTCTATGTCGTGCTTACCGCACAGAACTTCCACCCGGGCAAGGGCACGCCGGTCACGCAGGTCGACATGCGCCGCATTTCCGACGGTGTGAAGGTTTCGGAGCGCTACCGCACGACCGAGCAGGTCGAGCGCGCTTTCGTCGAAGACCGCGAACACACGTTCCTCTATGAAGACGGCGAAGGGTTCCACTTCATGAATCCGGAATCCTACGATCAGCTCGTCATGTCGGCCGAAGACATCGGCGACCTGAAGTCCTATCTCCAGGAAGGCATGGCCGTGATGCTGTCGATCCACGAAGGCGTTGCGATCGCCATCGACCTGCCGCGCCACGTCATCCTCGAGATCACCGAGACCGAACCGGTGGTCAAGGGCCAGACGGCTTCCTCCTCCTACAAGCCGGCCCTGCTTTCGAACGGCGTTCGCACGTCGGTGCCGCCGCACATCCAGGCCGGCACCCGCGTCGTCATCGCGACGGAAGACGGCTCCTACGTCGAGCGCGCCAAGGACTGA